The proteins below come from a single Hemibagrus wyckioides isolate EC202008001 linkage group LG22, SWU_Hwy_1.0, whole genome shotgun sequence genomic window:
- the rasgef1ba gene encoding ras-GEF domain-containing family member 1B-A, which translates to MPQTPPFPAMFGSSGYNNNLYQTKEEDYSGLYYHDNNLVSGSLEALIQHLVPTVAYYPDRTYIFTFLLSSRLFIHPHELMSKVCHLCTDHQKLSDPSADKMRIRKLAPKVLQLLTEWTETFSYDFRDEKMMRNLKELTHRLSTGDEVYRKAVHQMIQTLIRKLTTHSQYEENLAKINSTVPDRLTVLKTKPQSIQRDILTICSDTFTLAQQLTHIELERLSYIGPEEFVQAFVQKDSLDNEKSCFSDRKKASNLEAYVEWFNRLSYLVATEICMPVKKKHRARVIEFFIDVARECFNIGNFNSLMAIISGMNMSPVSRLKKTWAKVKTAKFDILEHQMDPSSNFYNYRTALRGATQRSITAHTSREKIVIPFFSLLIKDIIFLNEGCANRLPNGHINYEKFWELAKQVNEFMTWKKVECPFEKDRKILQYVLTAPIFSEDALYQASYESEGPENNMEKDRWKSLRSSLLNRM; encoded by the exons ATGCCTCAAACGCCACCATTTCCAGCGATGTTTGGGTCCAGTGGCTACAACAACAACCTCTACCAGACAAAAGAGGAGGACTACAGCGGCTTATATTACCATGACAACAACCTGGTGTCAGGGTCTCTGGAGGCCCTCATTCAGCACTTAGTCCCCACTGTGGCTTACTATCCTGAT AGGACGTACATCTTCACATTCTTGCTCAGTTCCCGTCTTTTCATTCATCCACATGAGCTCATGTCTAAAGTCTGCCACTTGTGCACAGACCATCAGAAGCTCAGTGATCCATCAGCAGACAAG ATGAGAATCAGAAAACTCGCTCCCAAGGTCTTGCAGTTGCTGACAGAGTGGACAGAGACGTTTTCTTATGATTTCCGGGATGAAAAGATGATGCGGAACTTAAAAGAATTAACGCATCGGTTGAGCACGGGAGATGAG GTCTATCGTAAAGCAGTGCATCAGATGATACAAACCCTGATCCGTAAactcactacacacagtcaGTACGAAGAAAACTTGGCCAAGATCAACTCCACAGTGCCAGACAGACTAACGGTTTTGAAAACCAAACCTCAGTCTATCCAGAGAGACATCCTGACCATCTGCAGTGACACTTTCACTCTGGCTCAACAGCTAACACATATTGAGTTG GAGCGACTGAGTTACATAGGACCTGAGGAATTTGTCCAGGCGTTTGTTCAGAAAGACTCTCTTGACAATGAAAAG AGTTGTTTTAGTGATCGCAAGAAAGCCAGCAACCTGGAGGCATATGTGGAGTGGTTCAACAGGCTGAGCTACCTGGTAGCCACTGAGATCTGTATG CCTGTGAAGAAAAAGCACAGAGCTCGCGTCATCGAGTTCTTCATTGACGTGGCAAGGGAATGCTTCAATATCGGCAACTTCAACTCTCTCATGGCCATCATTT CTGGCATGAATATGAGTCCAGTATCCCGGCTAAAAAAGACCTGGGCCAAGGTCAAAACGGCCAAGTTTGATATTCTGGAG CACCAGATGGACCCGTCCAGCAACTTCTACAACTACAGAACAGCGTTACGCGGAGCCACGCAAAGATCTATAACTGCACATACCAGCAGAGAAAAG ATTGTCATTCCGTTCTTCAGCCTCTTGATCAAGGACATAATCTTCCTCAACGAAGGATGTGCTAACCGCCTCCCAAACGGACACATCAATTATGAg AAATTCTGGGAGCTGGCCAAGCAGGTGAACGAGTTCATGACCTGGAAGAAAGTGGAATGTCCGTTTGAGAAGGACCGCAAGATTCTGCAGTACGTCCTCACCGCGCCCATCTTTAGCGAGGATG CTTTGTATCAGGCATCCTACGAGAGTGAGGGACCGGAGAACAACATGGAGAAGGACAGATGGAAATCTcttag GTCCTCTCTGCTGAACAGGATGTAG